One segment of Colius striatus isolate bColStr4 chromosome 11, bColStr4.1.hap1, whole genome shotgun sequence DNA contains the following:
- the PHOSPHO2 gene encoding pyridoxal phosphate phosphatase PHOSPHO2, with the protein MKFLLVFDFDHTIIDENSDTWIVKCAPEKKLPNGLRNSYQPGHWTEYMSRVFAYLGDNGIKEDEMKRTMTTIPFTTGMIDLLGFIGENKELFDCIIVSDSNTVFIDWILKTAGFHKVFDEVFTNPAAFSSTGYLTVQNFHTHHCAKCPKNLCKRKVLKEFLDKQLERGASYTQIVYIGDGGNDLCPVKFLKKDDIAMPRQGYILEKKISQLAQDLSPVECSVLVWSSAFDIMSYLKLLMKEKFK; encoded by the coding sequence ATGAAATTTCTGTTGGTTTTTGATTTTGACCATACAATCATAGATGAAAATAGTGATACCTGGATTGTGAAATGTGCTCCTGAAAAAAAACTTCCTAATGGGTTAAGGAACTCCTACCAACCAGGACACTGGACTGAATATATGAGCAGAGTCTTTGCCTACTTGGGAGACAATGGCATAAAAGAAGATGAGATGAAAAGAACGATGACAACAATTCCTTTCACCACAGGAATGATAGATCTTCTGGGTTTTATTGGCGAGAACAAAGAGCTGTTTGACTGTATAATTGTTTCAGATTCAAATACAGTATTTATTGACTGGATTTTGAAAACTGCTGGCTTCCATAAGGTGTTTGATGAAGTGTTTACAAACCCTGCAGCATTCAGCAGTACTGGCTACCTTACTGTACAGAACTTCCATACTCACCATTGTGCAAAGTGCCCTAAAAAcctttgcaaaaggaaagttttaaaagaatttctgGATAAACAGTTGGAACGAGGAGCTAGTTATACGCAAATTGTATATATAGGTGATGGTGGGAATGACTTATGTCCAGTCAAGTTTTTGAAGAAGGATGATATTGCTATGCCCAGGCAGGGGTACATCTTGGAGAAAAAGATTTCTCAGCTGGCCCAAGATCTCAGTCCTGTAGAGTGTTCTGTTCTGGTTTGGTCATCTGCTTTTGACATTATGTCTTATCTGAAACTGCTTATGAAGGAAAAATTCAAATga
- the KLHL23 gene encoding kelch-like protein 23 encodes MAVSGQEDCAYRYEDSLHAADFLEAFRAFYRDGLFTDITLQCASGVIFHCHRAALAACSSYFKAMFTADMKEKSKNQIRLPGLSHGVLEALVNYAYTSQIQITKRNVQSLLQAADLLQFVSVKKACEQFLVRHLDTDNCIGMHSFAEYHNCSELEKEARRILLWQFEEVWKQEEFLDVGKEKLSYILSRENLNVWKEEVAVEAVVKWVAHNVEERIEDIYELLSCIKVDVDNLYLRSALSLQKKSRLNDSKIRSLVYSALNINPKGLSRRPTAAMYVIGGYYWHPLSEVHVWDPLTNTWVQGTEMPDHTRESYGVTSLGPDIYVTGGYRTESIEALDTMWIYNSERDEWTEGCPMLDARYYHCAVSSNGCVYALGGYRKGAPVQEAEFYDPLKKKWLPIANMIKGVGNATACVLHEVIYVTGGHYGYRGSCTYDKIQRYHSSSNEWSIVTTSPHPEYGLCSITLQNKIYFVGGQTTITDCYDPEQNEWKQMAPMMERRMECGAVVMNGCIYVTGGYSYSKGTYLQSIEKYNPELNKWEAVGNLPSAMRSHGCVCVYNVVNI; translated from the exons ATGGCAGTGTCCGGGCAGGAGGACTGCGCGTACCGCTACGAGGACTCCCTTCACGCCGCCGATTTCCTGGAGGCGTTCCGAGCGTTCTACCGGGACGGGCTGTTCACCGACATCACCCTGCAGTGCGCCTCGGGGGTCATCTTCCACTGCCACAGAGCCGCCTTGGCGGCTTGCAGCAGTTATTTTAAAGCCATGTTCACAGCCGATATGAAGGAGAAATCTAAAAACCAGATCAGACTTCCCGGGCTCAGCCATGGCGTACTGGAAGCCCTCGTGAATTATGCATACACATCACAGATCCAGATAACAAAGAGGAATGTCcaaagccttctccaggctgcagacCTCCTCCAGTTCGTGTCAGTAAAGAAAGCCTGCGAGCAGTTTCTGGTGAGGCACTTGGATACTGACAACTGTATAGGGATGCATTCCTTTGCGGAATATCACAATTGCTCCGAGCTAGAAAAAGAGGCCAGGAGGATATTGTTATGGCAGTTTGAAGAAGTGTGGAAGCAGGAAGAGTTTCTGGACGTTGGCAAGGAGAAGCTCTCGTATATTCTCTCCAGAGAGAATCTCAATGTTTGGAAAGAAGAGGTGGCCGTCGAAGCAGTTGTTAAATGGGTTGCACACAATGTAGAAGAAAGGATTGAAGACATCTATGAACTGCTGAGCTGTATCAAAGTAGATGTAGATAACTTGTATTTGAGGTCAGCTTTAagcctacaaaaaaaaagccgACTTAATGACAGTAAGATAAGATCACTTGTATACAGTGCCCTGAACATCAACCCGAAAGGTCTTTCCAGAAGACCCACTGCAGCCATGTACGTGATTGGAGGATATTATTGGCATCCCTTATCAGAAGTGCATGTTTGGGATCCTTTAACCAACACATGGGTCCAAGGAACAGAGATGCCAGATCACACGAGAGAGAGCTATGGGGTCACCAGCTTGGGACCAGACATATATGTGACGGGAGGTTATAGAACGGAGAGCATTGAAGCCCTTGACACCATGTGGATATATAACAGTGAGAGAGACGAATGGACAGAAGGCTGCCCCATGCTTGATGCAAGGTATTATCACTGCGCAGTTTCCTCAAATGGCTGCGTCTATGCGTTGGGTGGTTACCGAAAGGGAGCTCCAGTGCAAGAAGCTGAGTTCTATGatcctttgaaaaagaaatggctTCCTATTGCAAACATGATCAAAG GTGTTGGAAATGCCACTGCCTGTGTCCTGCACGAGGTCATCTACGTAACCGGAGGTCACTATGGGTACAGGGGAAGCTGCACCTACGATAAAATTCAGAGATACCATTCAAGTAGCAATGAGTGGAGTATAGTCACCACAAGTCCGCATCCAG AATACGGATTGTGTTCAATTACCTTACAAAACAAGATCTATTTTGTGGGTGGACAGACAACAATCACAGACTGCTACGACCCAGAGCAAAACGAGTGGAAGCAGATGGCTCCCATGATGGAGAGGAGGATGGAATGTGGCGCGGTGGTGATGAACGGATGCATCTATGTAACAGGAGGATATTCCTATTCCAAAGGAACATATCTGCAGAGTATTGAGAAATACAACCCTGAACTGAACAAATGGGAAGCAGTAGGTAATCTTCCCAGCGCTATGCGGTCACAtggctgtgtctgtgtgtacaATGTTGTAAACATTTAA